The genomic DNA TATTAAATCCAGTGCATAAATACCAATCTGAAAATGCTTCGGATAAAATCTTTTGACCTCCCATGTCAGAGGACTGCGGATAAACTGCCCTTTTTGCGCACGTTTAAGCGCAAATTCAATATGATCCAGCAAAGTCAAATTTAAGTAGTCGTTAGATTTTTTCCCTAATTTATCTTCACCGTATTTTATGATCTGATTGACCAGGGTAATATGATTCGGTTCAGAATGAGACAGTAAATAACTAAAATGCTCTAACATATCATTTGAATCCAGCACATACGTTTTTTCAATTTCATTTTCATATATAACTTGTCCAACTTTCTTTCTAAATGCTATCCCTTTCGCATAGACAATAATCTCATTCATTCCTCGTTTAACAATGACTACATTGTTATTCAGAATTTGACTTATTTTCACTTAATTTTCTCCTTTCCAAAAAAAAATCCCAAACTAACTAAAAAAGGACATTTTTAGCTAATTTGAGTTCTGCCTGCATCTATATCAGTTACATACTCACTAAAAGTGACTGCTGCGCCACTCTCATTATTTTTATGTTACAAGTATATTACATAAATGTTATTTAGTCAAGAGAGCAGATAAAAAATATTATTTTTTTTGCTGAAATGAACAGGGCTCTAATATTTAGAAATGCAGCAATATTTCTAATTTATTAAAAATATAAAACTTTACCATTCCTTCGTAAAATTTCATTATACTATAGCAAATAAATTTTCTCTATAAACTTTATGATAACAATTCTATTTATTTAGAATCTCTAATAATAATTTTTCAATTTTATCAATCTTAAAATGTAAATATTCAATCTGTTTTTCTATTTCTTTATTTTTATTGTAAGATTCTAACATACTTTCAATCAAAATTTTCTTTAAAGTTTCATGATTCTCAATCAATTCAACAGTTCTGTTTTCTGTATTATAAATACTTTTTCTAAGCTGTGCTTCTAATACATCATCTATAATATCCCCAATTAAACTCATAACTTACTTTCTCCTTCAAAATTTTTATCCATAGAACTAAAGTATCATCAAACTCCATTTTTCACTTCTGTAACGTCTGTTTTTATAACTATCAATTTTCCATAAACCGGCCTTTTTTAATAAAATAAAAAGATACTCGTCAGAAAAATTGGTATCGGTTTTTACAAATACTTCAGCACGATTCTTATTTTTTAAAATTACAGAAGTTTCGACCGGTTTTTCTATACCTGCGAATTTTAAGGGAAAACCAAAACTTGTTCTGTTTTTACCTCCATAAACCCGGTTTTTATCAGTACAAAATTCATCAAATAATGGTGTAATAAAACTAGAAAACTTGGCAAACCAATCTGTACGTTTTACATAATAATAGTCATCTCCCTGAAATTTCAGCTTCAATTCTTCTTCTTCCTGTTCATGCAATTTATAAATATTATCTTCTATCTCATTCCATTTTCCTCCATACTTCATAACTATATAAATTAAATAATCTTCAAGAGTCTGTTCATTCATAAATATCCTTTCCTAAAAAAATAATTTACTCCGCTTTCTAAATATAGTTTTTTAATAATAATTTTACTTATATAAATAAATTTATTTTCACTTTAAAGCATATTTGAATTTATCTCCTCTCACTACCTGCTTTGTAATATGAAGCGGCTTATTATAACTGTCATAAACATAATCTTCCACCAGCATTAAAGCTGACCCTCTGGGTACATCAAGAAGCTCTGCTTCCTGTGCAGAAGCATAGCATAACTCAATAGTTTTACTGCCGGCAGATGGTTCTATTTCATAATCTTTCCTTAACACTGAGTACAATGAACCGTTTAAATTTTTTGTCAGCAAAGAATCATAATCTTTTGTGAACCAGGTTGTTTCAACACAAATCGGAAGTGCTTCAATACTTCGAAGACGAATAATCTTTAGAAGTTCTTCTGCTCCGTCTAATTGAAAAAAACGTTTCTGATCCGGTGTTGCAGTTTCATAATACCTGCTAATTGTATTAGTGATTAAAGATTTTCCCATAGCATCTACATTTTCCGTAAAACTTAAAAAAGTAGATGAAGAATTTTTAAATTTAGGACTTGCCACAAAAGTCCCCTTACCATGTATTTTTACTAGAAGCCCCTCTTCTGACAAAAGTGAAATCGCTTTACGGACAGTGCTTCTGCTAATTTTATAAATATGGCTTAAGTCAAATTCAGAAGGTATTCTTTCATCCTGTTTAAACCGACCTTCAAAAATGTCATTTCTGATTATATTGGCAAGCTGTTTGTATAAAAGCTCGCTAGTTTCGTTATTTAATGTATCCATATCGGACCTCCTGAGTACTTATCTATTTACAATAAAATATATTTCTTAATATACACCTTAATTCATAAAAAATCAAGATGTATTGTGATGTCCTATATAAATATTACAAAAAATATATTTTCCATATAAAATAAATTATAAAAACAAAAAATACTTTACATAAAACTACAAGTATGCTAATATAGCAATATAACAAGAGACGTATCAAGACGTCTTCTATTTTAAAAATTTTAGAAAAGGAGAACAAAATGACTATTCAAGAAGAGGTAAAAAAAGTAATAAAAAAAGTTTTAAAAGAAAAAGAAACATCCGGAGGTATCAAAAATGTAGTGTGGATTGCGGCCGGAGGATCATATGGCGGTTTCTATCCAGCTCAGTATTTCATGGACAGAGAATGTCGAAATCTGCGTTCACAATCTTTTACAAGCAATGAATTTGTTTATGCTGTACCGGAATTTGTCGGCGAAAATACTTTAGCAGTTATTTGTTCTATGAGAGGTACAAAAGAAACCTGTGTCGCAGCGAAAGTTGCAAAAGAAAAAGGAGCAGCTACAATTGGATTATATGTCCAGGAATCGGAATTAACTGAAATATGTGATTACAATATTAAATATGAAAGCATTGCCATTGACACAAGCAAAACAGAAAAAGTAAATTCCAGCATTGGTCTTAATCTTGCTATGACATTGGTAGAAATAACTGAAGGTTATGATAATTACAGTGATGCGATGGATGCATTCGATATTGTGGACGATACTTACCGAAAAGCTGTAAATTACACTACTCCTCTGGCCAAAGAGTGGGCGGAAAAGAATAAAAACGAAAAAGTCATTTATGTGATGGGAAGCGGTCCGGCCTGGGGCTCAGCTTATATTTTTTCCATATGCAATATTGAAGAAATGCTCCAAATTGATTCTCCCGCCATAAATTGCTGTGAGTTTTTTCATGGTCCGTTTGAAGTCCTTGATAAAAATACTTCTGTTTTTTTGTTAGTATCTGAAGGAAGAGTTCGTCCGGCTGATGAAAGAGTTATTACATTTTTAAAAAAATACGGCGGAGAAAAAATAAATATTCTTGATGCTAAAGAATTGGGAATTAACAGAATTAAAGACAGTGTAAGTGAATATTTCAATCATGTGCTTTTCTCTCCTATTTTGAATAATGTATATATGCGTCAGTTGTCTTATGCCATTAAAAAAGATTATAATACCCGCAGATATATGTGGAAAGTAGAATATTAAAAAAAGAAAAGGAGAAGGTAGTGCAATGAGAAAATTTTTAATTGCTTCCCATGCTTATTTGGCAAAGGGAATGTATAGTTCTTTGGAGCTTATTATGGGTAAACAGGAGCACATACATATATTATGTGCATATACTTCAGAGGAATTTGACATAAAACAGGAAATTCAAAAAATTTTACTTGATCTATCTCGGGAAGATGAATTAATTATCCTGACAGATGTATTTGGCGGAAGTGTTAATAATGAATTTTTTGAAGTAATGGCAAAAAATCCGGATAATATATTTCTTGTATCTGGTGTAAATTTACCTTTAATTATGAATCTGATTTCCAGAAGCAAAGATGAGAAACCAACATCTGAAATCATAAATGAATCCATACAGGAAGCAATTGATTCTATCTGTTTTTGCAACGAACTGACTGAGAACGAAAATGGAAATGTTGAAGAAGATGAAGAATTTTAGAAGGAGGATGAAAAAATGATATTGCTGACAAGAGTAGATTTTAGATTACTTCACGGACAAGTGGCTGTTTCATGGACTTCTGGTTTAGGCGCTGACTGTATATTAATTGCAAATGATCAAGCAGCAAATGACAAACTGCGTAAAACAACAATGAAGCTTGCCAAGCCGTCAGGAGTAAAACTGGTTATTAAGAGTATCGAAGATGCTGTTCAGGCATTAAACAGCGGTGTAACAGATAAATATAAGCTGTTTATTGTCGTAGAATCTGTTGAAGATGCTGCAAAACTGGTCAGAGCAGTTCCTGCTGTAAACAAGGTAAATTTAG from Sebaldella termitidis ATCC 33386 includes the following:
- a CDS encoding PTS sugar transporter subunit IIB, with protein sequence MILLTRVDFRLLHGQVAVSWTSGLGADCILIANDQAANDKLRKTTMKLAKPSGVKLVIKSIEDAVQALNSGVTDKYKLFIVVESVEDAAKLVRAVPAVNKVNLGLIKAKEGSRNISKSINVLPEEEILIQEMLKSNVEVEIRQVPNDMKIMAANVL
- a CDS encoding GntR family transcriptional regulator, whose product is MDTLNNETSELLYKQLANIIRNDIFEGRFKQDERIPSEFDLSHIYKISRSTVRKAISLLSEEGLLVKIHGKGTFVASPKFKNSSSTFLSFTENVDAMGKSLITNTISRYYETATPDQKRFFQLDGAEELLKIIRLRSIEALPICVETTWFTKDYDSLLTKNLNGSLYSVLRKDYEIEPSAGSKTIELCYASAQEAELLDVPRGSALMLVEDYVYDSYNKPLHITKQVVRGDKFKYALK
- a CDS encoding SIS domain-containing protein, with the protein product MTIQEEVKKVIKKVLKEKETSGGIKNVVWIAAGGSYGGFYPAQYFMDRECRNLRSQSFTSNEFVYAVPEFVGENTLAVICSMRGTKETCVAAKVAKEKGAATIGLYVQESELTEICDYNIKYESIAIDTSKTEKVNSSIGLNLAMTLVEITEGYDNYSDAMDAFDIVDDTYRKAVNYTTPLAKEWAEKNKNEKVIYVMGSGPAWGSAYIFSICNIEEMLQIDSPAINCCEFFHGPFEVLDKNTSVFLLVSEGRVRPADERVITFLKKYGGEKINILDAKELGINRIKDSVSEYFNHVLFSPILNNVYMRQLSYAIKKDYNTRRYMWKVEY
- a CDS encoding NTF2 fold immunity protein, whose protein sequence is MNEQTLEDYLIYIVMKYGGKWNEIEDNIYKLHEQEEEELKLKFQGDDYYYVKRTDWFAKFSSFITPLFDEFCTDKNRVYGGKNRTSFGFPLKFAGIEKPVETSVILKNKNRAEVFVKTDTNFSDEYLFILLKKAGLWKIDSYKNRRYRSEKWSLMIL
- a CDS encoding PTS sugar transporter subunit IIA; protein product: MRKFLIASHAYLAKGMYSSLELIMGKQEHIHILCAYTSEEFDIKQEIQKILLDLSREDELIILTDVFGGSVNNEFFEVMAKNPDNIFLVSGVNLPLIMNLISRSKDEKPTSEIINESIQEAIDSICFCNELTENENGNVEEDEEF